One genomic window of Rhodopirellula halodulae includes the following:
- a CDS encoding DUF6666 family protein yields the protein MITIPRRLLCLIAGHLPLAILAAATVSQTVTQSPLAAADKIYLSRPAPTSHAQNSRATNAWQPDSRTAKQPVAKRQIAKQRPVKQPVAKPMNGSVQPVSFVDGGCDCAACASGGVLGGPGCGMEASCGFEVGCGLEEYGVCSCDACSGQLMSGCDSGFCDSGFCDGGCDGMCGGAEIDCFPLFLPILRVDWSRFSFFAGSQAFKSPMNYPALDANGQPRRGSGSFGFYQGFNEGRDLRNWLGLDLSAQLGVRATQTNLEGEEFTSGRMHQVFVTGGLFRRVDYGLQYGLVVDYMNQDWYYQSDLVQLRGELSWKASACHEFGFQFMAGVTDQTVTTEAGGFTSTEVIEPVDQYRAFYRRTMGTTGHMTAFLGGTSEEHFIWGSEMEIPLQTNWSLLLGSAYFSPGDDTPLDANESEGWNISLGFAFRPGVTRPKQRYRNPLFQVADNGSFFLFRR from the coding sequence ATGATAACCATTCCCCGTCGATTGTTGTGCCTGATTGCTGGCCATCTGCCATTGGCGATTCTGGCTGCAGCGACCGTTTCACAGACCGTGACACAATCGCCACTGGCGGCCGCCGACAAAATTTACCTGAGTCGTCCTGCTCCCACATCGCACGCGCAAAATTCGCGTGCCACCAATGCGTGGCAACCGGATTCTCGCACGGCCAAACAGCCTGTCGCCAAAAGGCAAATCGCGAAACAGAGGCCTGTGAAACAGCCTGTTGCGAAACCGATGAACGGTTCGGTTCAGCCGGTCAGCTTCGTCGACGGCGGATGTGATTGTGCGGCATGTGCTTCGGGCGGCGTCCTTGGCGGTCCTGGGTGCGGAATGGAAGCCAGCTGCGGATTTGAGGTTGGTTGTGGTTTGGAAGAATATGGTGTTTGCAGTTGCGATGCTTGCAGTGGCCAGTTGATGTCCGGTTGTGACAGCGGTTTCTGCGACAGTGGCTTTTGTGATGGCGGTTGCGATGGAATGTGCGGCGGTGCCGAGATCGATTGCTTTCCATTGTTCTTGCCGATCTTGCGAGTCGACTGGAGTCGTTTTTCTTTCTTCGCGGGTTCGCAAGCGTTCAAATCGCCGATGAACTACCCCGCTTTGGACGCCAACGGACAGCCTCGGCGCGGCAGTGGCAGTTTTGGTTTTTATCAAGGATTCAACGAAGGTCGTGATCTTCGCAATTGGTTGGGGCTGGACCTGTCGGCTCAACTTGGTGTTCGCGCAACCCAGACCAATTTAGAAGGAGAAGAATTCACCAGCGGCCGGATGCACCAAGTCTTCGTCACCGGCGGTTTGTTCCGTCGAGTCGACTACGGATTGCAGTACGGTTTGGTGGTCGATTACATGAACCAAGATTGGTACTACCAAAGTGATTTGGTTCAACTGCGAGGAGAGCTGAGCTGGAAAGCCTCGGCTTGTCACGAGTTTGGATTCCAGTTCATGGCTGGCGTAACGGATCAAACCGTCACGACGGAAGCCGGCGGTTTCACCAGCACCGAAGTCATCGAACCAGTCGATCAATACCGAGCGTTTTATCGCCGCACCATGGGAACGACTGGTCACATGACCGCGTTCTTAGGTGGCACCAGCGAAGAACATTTCATCTGGGGCAGCGAGATGGAGATCCCGCTACAGACCAATTGGTCGTTGTTGCTCGGTTCGGCGTATTTCTCTCCGGGAGACGACACGCCACTGGATGCCAACGAGTCCGAAGGGTGGAACATCTCGCTGGGATTCGCTTTCCGTCCCGGCGTGACGCGACCGAAGCAACGTTATCGCAACCCATTGTTCCAAGTCGCAGACAACGGATCGTTCTTCCTTTTCCGGCGTTGA
- a CDS encoding class I SAM-dependent methyltransferase: protein MRTQTSFAVWTAILIAVLALQFSFAPGAAIGQETAVTDSESAEVSGEERSNPAKANDGDRPRPVEKARRTYMGRIVAQPMSHLGAGWLVRPERNDEENAEESFERLGLKPGMTIVDLGCGNGYWTIPMARAVAVKPASEDASEEDESEEAASTDPASDESLDGTVLAVDIQREMLQKLRQNMIRNKVENIQPILGSVDDPNLPADQVDLVLLVDVYHEFSHPESMLWNIRRSLKSDGVIALLEYRAEDPQVPIKPLHKMSKAQIMKEYEASGLKLVREYNELPWQHLMFFARDDSPLETIEPKPFQTN from the coding sequence ATGCGGACGCAAACTTCTTTTGCCGTTTGGACGGCGATTCTTATTGCGGTCTTGGCGTTGCAGTTTTCGTTTGCCCCGGGCGCGGCGATTGGGCAGGAAACCGCGGTCACGGATTCCGAATCGGCCGAGGTTTCTGGTGAAGAGCGATCAAATCCGGCCAAGGCCAACGACGGCGATCGACCGCGTCCGGTGGAGAAGGCTCGTCGAACTTACATGGGCCGAATCGTGGCCCAGCCGATGTCTCACCTCGGGGCGGGGTGGCTGGTGCGACCCGAACGCAACGATGAGGAAAACGCGGAAGAATCGTTCGAGCGTTTGGGTTTGAAACCCGGCATGACCATCGTGGATTTGGGCTGCGGAAATGGTTACTGGACCATTCCGATGGCTCGCGCGGTGGCGGTGAAGCCCGCGAGCGAGGACGCATCGGAAGAGGACGAATCCGAAGAAGCAGCTTCAACTGATCCGGCCAGTGATGAATCGCTCGACGGAACCGTCTTGGCGGTGGACATTCAGCGAGAGATGTTGCAAAAGCTCCGGCAAAACATGATTCGCAACAAGGTTGAGAATATTCAGCCGATTCTCGGATCCGTGGACGATCCGAATTTGCCTGCCGACCAAGTCGACTTGGTTTTGTTGGTGGATGTGTACCACGAGTTTTCGCATCCTGAGTCGATGCTATGGAACATCCGGCGATCGCTAAAATCGGATGGCGTCATCGCGTTGTTGGAATACCGCGCGGAAGACCCCCAAGTGCCGATCAAGCCTTTGCACAAAATGTCGAAGGCTCAAATCATGAAAGAGTACGAAGCGTCAGGTTTGAAGTTGGTGCGTGAGTACAACGAGTTGCCTTGGCAGCACCTGATGTTCTTCGCTCGGGATGACAGTCCCTTGGAAACGATCGAGCCGAAGCCTTTCCAAACGAATTGA
- a CDS encoding Minf_1886 family protein: MPSPVKAMQDLLRDDTRYKLEAYQFIREALQFAHENLEQIGPLGFGPTDDPNSDTPRHLTGQQLCEACRLYAIDQFGYLAKMVLENWGLRSTSDFGELVYNLIRIEQMRKSESDRREDFDDVYDFENAFEPKFELAISEDD; the protein is encoded by the coding sequence ATGCCTTCTCCCGTCAAAGCCATGCAGGACCTCCTGCGAGACGACACCCGATACAAGCTCGAGGCGTACCAGTTCATCCGCGAAGCTCTGCAATTCGCTCACGAGAATTTGGAGCAAATCGGGCCGTTAGGATTTGGCCCGACGGATGATCCCAACAGTGATACGCCGCGACACCTGACGGGCCAGCAGCTTTGCGAAGCCTGCCGGCTGTATGCAATCGACCAATTTGGATACTTGGCCAAGATGGTGCTGGAAAACTGGGGCCTGCGAAGCACCAGCGACTTTGGCGAATTGGTATACAACTTGATCCGCATTGAGCAGATGCGAAAAAGCGAAAGCGATCGGCGAGAAGACTTCGACGACGTCTATGACTTCGAAAACGCGTTTGAGCCAAAGTTCGAGTTGGCAATCAGCGAAGACGACTGA
- a CDS encoding PSP1 domain-containing protein — translation MHARVFGSDVERFSRTSTFNGPIDTSPASTNDPVDCEPSVDASSPKETASGQRRVPSDGYVCRYGSMRLLGVMSACEPFRYGDEVVVRTDRGTEIATVLCEATDEAVNQVPRKGKSEPVQGKIIRRLDATDRGDWSQMSDMTRKDLNTANECVKKLKLPMQLVDVERLLGGERVVVYFVADGRIDFRELVKLIGREFQTRIEMRQIGIRDEAKLLADYGDCGQEVCCSRFLSKMPPVSMKMAKLQRASLDPAKISGRCGRLKCCLRYEFDTYESMAEELPPVGSEILTRDGAAKVLAQDILAQQLVVKTEDHRRVMIPAADVVSVTKRGSGDPPKQRKR, via the coding sequence TTGCACGCTCGTGTTTTCGGCAGCGATGTCGAACGGTTTTCCCGAACCTCGACGTTCAACGGTCCCATCGATACTTCCCCCGCGTCCACCAACGATCCTGTTGACTGCGAACCATCTGTGGATGCTAGTTCGCCGAAAGAGACCGCATCTGGTCAACGACGCGTTCCTTCGGACGGGTATGTTTGCCGTTACGGTTCCATGCGTCTGCTGGGCGTGATGTCGGCTTGCGAGCCGTTTCGTTACGGCGATGAAGTCGTGGTTCGCACGGACCGAGGGACTGAAATCGCGACGGTTCTCTGCGAAGCGACCGACGAAGCGGTTAATCAGGTCCCGCGGAAAGGCAAGTCGGAACCGGTTCAGGGAAAGATCATTCGCCGGTTGGATGCCACGGACCGAGGTGATTGGTCCCAGATGTCGGACATGACGCGGAAGGACCTGAACACTGCCAACGAGTGCGTCAAGAAGCTGAAGCTCCCCATGCAATTGGTGGATGTCGAGCGGCTTCTGGGCGGCGAACGAGTCGTCGTTTATTTCGTTGCCGACGGTCGGATCGACTTTCGCGAATTGGTGAAATTGATCGGCCGAGAATTCCAAACTCGGATCGAAATGCGGCAAATCGGGATCCGAGACGAGGCAAAGTTGCTGGCGGATTACGGTGATTGTGGTCAGGAAGTTTGCTGCAGTCGTTTTCTGAGCAAGATGCCGCCGGTTTCCATGAAAATGGCCAAGTTGCAACGAGCCTCGTTGGATCCGGCAAAAATCTCGGGCCGCTGCGGCCGGCTGAAGTGTTGCTTGCGTTACGAATTTGATACGTACGAGAGCATGGCTGAGGAATTGCCGCCCGTCGGAAGCGAGATTTTGACGCGAGACGGTGCGGCGAAGGTCTTGGCCCAAGACATCTTAGCCCAGCAATTAGTGGTCAAGACCGAAGACCATCGACGCGTTATGATTCCGGCGGCTGATGTGGTCAGCGTGACAAAACGCGGAAGCGGGGATCCCCCCAAACAACGCAAACGCTGA
- a CDS encoding prenyltransferase/squalene oxidase repeat-containing protein: MPLERIVLTTARSLRPAGLGVLLAATTCLAGLTPTSVWAEDASSSVASASMDQRIDRMVDRGIEFLRTRGQSDEGAFSGETGAAVTGLCVRAILEHRPEAAKADPVIAKALKYLESKVQPDGGIYATGSKHRNYETTTAAMALNRANEDGRYDSQLDRAKAFLKDIQWDEEEGAKPSDTAYGGAGYGSHSRPDLSNTAFLIEALRDLGTDAQDESIQKALMFVSRTQNLPQEGNDTDHADKIGDGGFYYTPAAGGQSKAGESANGGLRSYGSMTYAGLKSMIYAGLTQDDPRVNAALDFIRKHYTLDNNPGMGAQGQYYYYHTFAKALDVAELEVVETTDSGSRDWRADLVDKLESVQQEDGSWVNRDAERWMEGDRQLVTAYCLLALKHVRK, encoded by the coding sequence ATGCCTCTCGAACGCATCGTTCTCACAACCGCTCGATCGCTCCGTCCCGCTGGTCTTGGTGTTTTGCTCGCGGCAACCACTTGTCTGGCTGGCCTCACGCCAACGAGCGTCTGGGCGGAAGACGCGTCGTCCTCGGTTGCTTCCGCTTCGATGGATCAACGAATCGATCGAATGGTGGATCGCGGGATCGAATTTTTGCGGACTCGCGGCCAAAGCGACGAAGGTGCCTTCAGCGGCGAAACCGGTGCGGCGGTGACAGGGCTCTGCGTTCGAGCAATCTTGGAACATCGTCCCGAGGCCGCTAAGGCAGATCCGGTGATCGCGAAAGCGTTGAAGTATTTGGAAAGCAAGGTCCAACCCGATGGCGGCATCTATGCGACGGGTTCCAAACATCGCAATTACGAAACTACCACGGCAGCGATGGCGTTGAACCGAGCCAACGAAGACGGACGCTACGATAGCCAACTGGATCGTGCCAAAGCGTTCCTCAAAGACATCCAGTGGGACGAAGAAGAAGGTGCCAAACCGAGCGACACGGCCTATGGCGGCGCCGGCTACGGCAGCCATTCCCGACCCGATCTTTCCAACACGGCTTTCCTGATCGAAGCTCTCCGCGATCTCGGAACGGACGCACAAGATGAGTCGATTCAAAAGGCGTTGATGTTCGTCAGCCGGACGCAAAACCTGCCGCAAGAAGGCAACGACACGGATCATGCGGACAAGATCGGCGACGGCGGCTTTTACTACACGCCGGCGGCTGGCGGCCAAAGCAAGGCGGGCGAATCGGCCAATGGTGGACTGCGAAGCTACGGTTCGATGACTTACGCCGGATTGAAAAGCATGATCTATGCGGGACTGACTCAGGATGATCCGCGGGTCAACGCGGCGCTGGATTTCATTCGCAAGCACTACACGCTGGACAACAACCCCGGCATGGGAGCACAAGGTCAGTACTACTATTACCACACCTTTGCGAAAGCACTGGATGTGGCGGAATTGGAAGTTGTTGAAACCACCGATTCGGGCTCGCGTGATTGGCGAGCCGACTTGGTCGACAAGCTGGAGTCGGTTCAGCAAGAAGACGGATCGTGGGTCAACCGGGACGCAGAACGTTGGATGGAGGGCGATCGCCAACTGGTCACCGCGTATTGCTTGTTGGCACTGAAGCACGTTCGCAAGTGA
- a CDS encoding transposase, producing MPRPQRSEQFDSAEVCIVHVVQRCVRRAFLAGVDSETGADYSFRKEWIRRRMEALASVFAIDVLSYAVMSNHMHQILRNRPDICRTWSDEEVAIRWLKVFPGRRMDDHLAEPTDNDVKMLVNNQERLAEIRGRLSDISWFMRALAEPIARMANKQDKCTGRFWEGRFKAQRIVDEAGLLACSMYVDLNPVRAAMASTPSDCIHTSAYDRMEARKGHRIESAAFELQPNSAEEAGREIRETSVDQLAAKQRRKKRNPTGRRIPRDGWLSPLTLAEDQLSNSPLANSEGIRSSDRGFLNLAWSEYRRLLEWTANQKGGSTSYDVPKPLSRVLTRIGLEPSMWRELVWNWQRYFGKTGRIGRPDSLRNDAERSGRHHHRGQSAAATCFT from the coding sequence ATGCCACGACCTCAACGATCCGAACAATTTGACTCGGCCGAAGTTTGCATCGTGCACGTCGTCCAACGCTGCGTCCGTCGGGCTTTCCTTGCCGGAGTCGATTCCGAAACAGGCGCGGACTATTCGTTCCGCAAAGAATGGATTCGTCGCCGTATGGAGGCATTGGCGTCGGTTTTTGCAATCGATGTGCTGTCCTACGCGGTGATGAGCAATCACATGCACCAAATTCTCCGCAACCGTCCTGATATTTGTCGAACGTGGTCGGATGAGGAAGTCGCTATCCGCTGGCTGAAAGTTTTCCCGGGACGCCGGATGGATGACCACCTAGCCGAACCGACGGACAACGACGTGAAAATGCTGGTCAACAACCAGGAACGATTGGCGGAAATCCGTGGTCGCCTATCGGATATTTCGTGGTTCATGCGAGCCTTGGCAGAACCCATCGCTCGCATGGCCAACAAGCAAGACAAATGCACAGGTCGTTTCTGGGAAGGTCGATTTAAAGCTCAACGGATTGTCGATGAAGCAGGGTTGCTGGCGTGCAGCATGTACGTGGACCTGAATCCGGTCCGTGCCGCGATGGCATCGACTCCTAGCGACTGCATCCATACAAGTGCCTACGACCGCATGGAAGCGAGAAAGGGCCATCGAATTGAATCAGCAGCGTTCGAACTTCAACCCAACTCTGCAGAAGAAGCCGGCAGAGAAATCCGCGAAACTTCAGTGGATCAACTCGCCGCGAAACAAAGACGCAAGAAACGCAATCCGACAGGAAGACGCATTCCACGTGATGGTTGGCTGAGTCCTCTGACGCTTGCCGAAGACCAACTGTCCAACAGCCCACTTGCTAATTCGGAAGGAATCCGAAGCAGTGACCGAGGCTTCCTGAATCTTGCGTGGTCCGAATACCGGCGTTTGCTCGAATGGACGGCAAATCAAAAGGGTGGTTCAACATCCTATGATGTACCGAAGCCGCTTTCTCGCGTTCTCACTCGAATTGGTTTGGAGCCCAGTATGTGGAGAGAACTCGTATGGAACTGGCAAAGATACTTTGGCAAAACGGGACGCATCGGGCGGCCAGATTCACTTCGTAACGACGCCGAGCGGTCCGGTCGCCATCACCATCGCGGTCAGTCCGCTGCCGCCACGTGCTTTACATAG
- a CDS encoding class I SAM-dependent methyltransferase, which translates to MSAESNHTTAPHDHTPGSSGGAWTFLRNFARSPTQVGAIWPSSPGLVRRMVEWFDWESARGVVEFGPGTGVFTEAILASLHQDAKFFAIERSAELASITRRRCPSATVLEESAERVADLCRDQQIEQVDAVICGLPWASFPDSLQDGILNATLDVLAPGGQFATFAYWQGVVLPAGQRFSKKLHQAFPSVHRSPTVWKNMPPAFIYRCTKS; encoded by the coding sequence ATGTCAGCGGAATCGAATCACACCACCGCGCCGCACGACCACACACCTGGTTCTTCGGGGGGAGCTTGGACTTTTCTGAGAAACTTCGCCCGTAGTCCGACGCAGGTGGGAGCGATCTGGCCCAGCAGTCCCGGATTGGTCCGGCGGATGGTCGAATGGTTCGACTGGGAGTCGGCTCGGGGGGTTGTCGAGTTTGGTCCTGGGACGGGCGTCTTCACCGAGGCAATTTTGGCTTCCCTGCATCAGGACGCCAAATTTTTCGCGATCGAACGTTCCGCTGAGTTGGCATCGATCACGCGTCGGCGTTGTCCTTCGGCGACGGTGCTGGAGGAATCCGCGGAGCGTGTGGCGGATTTGTGCCGGGACCAGCAAATCGAACAGGTTGACGCGGTGATCTGTGGTTTGCCATGGGCGTCGTTTCCTGACAGTCTGCAAGATGGCATTCTGAACGCCACGCTGGACGTGTTGGCTCCCGGCGGCCAATTCGCAACGTTTGCTTACTGGCAGGGAGTCGTGTTGCCTGCTGGCCAGCGGTTTTCAAAGAAGTTGCATCAAGCGTTTCCGTCCGTCCATCGCAGCCCAACGGTCTGGAAGAACATGCCTCCCGCATTTATCTACCGCTGCACCAAGTCGTAG
- a CDS encoding ExbD/TolR family protein — MRPPNDNSTDRQTSDEFNMTPMIDVVFLLIIFFLVSSHLARQEHRHAVTLSKSNSALQTSIGESIAIAIDHQNKVWIRGQQIDIPDLKNYLNGLHNPSSPAIRLRVDRQVGYAVVETVLQSLHDLGIRNVSIATLPQQPNT, encoded by the coding sequence ATGCGTCCTCCGAACGATAACTCGACCGATCGTCAAACTTCGGACGAATTCAACATGACGCCGATGATCGATGTGGTGTTCCTACTCATCATTTTCTTCCTCGTCTCCAGCCATCTTGCTCGCCAGGAACATCGACACGCAGTCACGCTTTCGAAATCAAACTCCGCACTTCAAACCAGCATCGGCGAATCCATCGCAATCGCAATCGACCATCAAAACAAAGTCTGGATCCGAGGACAGCAAATCGACATTCCAGATCTCAAAAACTACCTGAATGGTCTTCACAACCCGTCTTCGCCCGCCATTCGGTTGAGAGTCGATCGCCAGGTCGGCTACGCAGTCGTAGAAACGGTTCTGCAATCGCTGCACGATCTTGGAATACGAAACGTTTCGATCGCGACTTTGCCTCAGCAACCCAATACCTAA
- a CDS encoding biopolymer transporter ExbD, which translates to MKRPPTSVRSNRNIGMTSMIDVVFLLLVFFVWTSSFDAPEKDLPGNIAIATDASVSTSESPDQVTQSIESPVSELLLRIQTTSSSNIQYMLGTTSLATLNELQNRLFAIAELDLAPTIIVDPDDTVTMAQTIEVLDLLRTNGFTDSFLAVEPSAPTPSM; encoded by the coding sequence ATGAAGCGTCCTCCCACTTCAGTCAGATCGAACCGCAACATTGGCATGACTTCGATGATCGATGTCGTGTTCTTGCTGCTGGTGTTCTTTGTTTGGACCAGCAGCTTCGATGCTCCTGAGAAAGACCTTCCCGGCAACATTGCGATTGCGACGGATGCCTCGGTCAGCACTTCAGAATCACCCGATCAAGTCACTCAATCGATTGAGTCCCCCGTCTCAGAGCTCTTGCTACGGATCCAAACGACGAGCTCGTCGAACATACAATACATGCTTGGGACGACTTCGCTTGCAACCTTGAACGAACTTCAGAACCGGCTGTTTGCAATCGCAGAACTGGACCTTGCCCCCACGATCATCGTCGATCCTGATGATACAGTCACGATGGCACAAACTATCGAAGTGCTGGACCTGCTGCGCACCAACGGATTCACAGACTCCTTCCTGGCCGTTGAGCCATCCGCACCAACACCCTCGATGTGA
- a CDS encoding tetratricopeptide repeat protein: protein MKLLKDRNEIAARTVAALCVCCCLCPRAATADPPPIPQRMLTDGSTSDSLVTATRENLLEAIIRPLPDSKLSILLNDLSRADSVLRNELQKAPTYKTSRQQSLRWLQRVELATLRSELFPEKSPDGIAAANEAARIAEASLLALPASGSARSEVLRLLAEAHLRRGDLQSAEVVLEDMNASAAKTAGPDGSNQESHDIAMQVRIAIAAGNQTTAKNLLEDYYSQHTSRRLNMDLVRLRYLLRFGSETQVANWLDSISQTHGEDAGDRASTIVSQTRLTDGEGVSSASSANPERDPRLWIADAMYYLRKEESQQAALHFARAAISDQDARRSIQSALKAAAILVQSGNSKASVELLQRISDSHTQSSDAAGALLQAATIAHDHASEFTAEEIRTMLQHVADRWPNTEAALAANRWLIAWNRNEANWLAAAIQTTKIAVRHWRENSSTAPSGTETHASQSVRSLCLLCWSDAWMHEPDAKTVDQLHQSFADAAPASLPARTHTDLTVLLDDPISRASQATEGFFRELAKFRLGQSVSITSQPPHAVTTALIQRLEMDARQQPERRVAIGRCLIDLDRKHSLFASEIEPGGSSAWRATVHRVGWHIWAGERSAAETIVKEAIERNADAANELFRKSAQAYSISPSKADQARAAKWWKRLADNQTRGSHEWYASTLGWLDALKRSGKTKEASASARMILLTMPPQSAEQAAAFENAAK, encoded by the coding sequence TTGAAACTGCTCAAGGATCGAAACGAAATCGCCGCCCGCACGGTCGCTGCACTGTGTGTGTGTTGCTGCCTATGCCCGCGGGCCGCGACCGCAGATCCCCCGCCTATTCCACAGCGAATGTTGACGGATGGCTCCACGAGCGACAGTCTCGTCACCGCCACCCGCGAAAATTTACTGGAGGCGATCATTCGACCGCTTCCGGATAGCAAACTTTCCATTCTTTTGAACGATCTGTCCCGCGCCGACTCGGTCCTCCGGAACGAACTGCAAAAGGCTCCGACCTACAAGACTTCGCGACAACAAAGCCTTCGCTGGTTGCAGCGAGTCGAGCTTGCGACGTTGCGATCAGAACTTTTCCCTGAGAAGAGTCCCGATGGAATTGCCGCGGCGAACGAGGCAGCACGAATCGCTGAAGCATCCCTGCTCGCTTTGCCCGCAAGCGGCTCGGCACGGTCGGAAGTGCTACGTCTTCTCGCCGAAGCCCACCTCCGTCGCGGCGATCTTCAATCGGCGGAGGTCGTGTTGGAGGACATGAATGCCTCCGCTGCAAAGACTGCCGGTCCAGACGGATCGAATCAAGAAAGCCATGACATTGCCATGCAAGTCCGCATCGCGATTGCGGCAGGCAATCAGACCACCGCCAAGAATCTGCTGGAGGACTACTACTCCCAGCACACCTCGCGTCGGCTCAACATGGATTTGGTGCGATTACGATACCTGCTTAGGTTCGGCAGCGAGACACAAGTTGCGAACTGGCTCGATTCTATTTCGCAGACGCATGGGGAAGATGCCGGAGACCGAGCCTCCACCATTGTTTCGCAAACCCGACTTACCGATGGCGAGGGCGTGTCTTCTGCTTCCTCCGCCAATCCCGAACGCGACCCAAGACTTTGGATCGCCGACGCGATGTACTACCTGAGAAAAGAAGAGTCACAACAAGCCGCACTGCACTTCGCGAGAGCGGCGATCTCCGACCAGGATGCCAGAAGAAGTATCCAGTCCGCGTTGAAAGCTGCCGCGATCTTGGTTCAATCCGGAAACTCAAAAGCCTCGGTGGAATTGTTGCAACGAATCAGTGACTCACATACACAATCCAGTGATGCTGCGGGTGCGTTGCTGCAAGCTGCCACCATCGCTCACGATCACGCCAGCGAATTCACTGCGGAAGAGATACGCACCATGCTCCAGCATGTGGCGGATCGTTGGCCAAACACCGAAGCAGCCCTCGCCGCGAATCGCTGGCTAATCGCGTGGAATCGCAACGAAGCCAACTGGCTTGCCGCCGCCATCCAAACCACCAAGATTGCGGTGAGACATTGGCGGGAAAACTCGTCAACCGCACCCTCCGGCACTGAAACGCACGCTTCACAGTCTGTTCGTTCACTCTGCCTACTTTGCTGGTCCGATGCTTGGATGCACGAACCTGATGCAAAGACCGTTGATCAGCTACACCAATCCTTCGCTGATGCGGCCCCGGCCAGTCTTCCTGCCCGCACCCACACGGACCTGACGGTCTTGCTCGATGATCCAATTTCGCGAGCGTCCCAGGCAACCGAAGGCTTCTTTCGCGAACTGGCCAAATTTCGTTTGGGCCAGTCAGTCTCCATCACGTCGCAACCTCCTCACGCCGTCACAACGGCGTTGATTCAGAGGCTCGAGATGGATGCCCGGCAGCAACCAGAGCGACGTGTGGCAATCGGCCGGTGTTTAATTGATCTCGACCGGAAACACTCGCTGTTTGCTTCCGAAATCGAGCCCGGAGGTTCATCCGCATGGCGGGCAACAGTGCATCGAGTCGGATGGCACATTTGGGCGGGCGAACGATCGGCGGCGGAAACGATCGTCAAGGAAGCAATTGAGCGAAACGCCGATGCGGCCAACGAACTTTTCCGAAAGTCCGCTCAAGCTTATTCGATCTCACCATCCAAAGCCGACCAGGCCCGAGCGGCGAAGTGGTGGAAGCGGTTGGCCGACAACCAAACACGAGGAAGTCATGAGTGGTATGCATCGACGTTGGGTTGGCTGGATGCGCTCAAACGTTCTGGCAAAACAAAAGAGGCCAGTGCTTCCGCTCGCATGATTCTGCTGACGATGCCCCCTCAATCGGCCGAGCAAGCAGCAGCCTTCGAAAACGCTGCAAAATGA